In Kushneria marisflavi, the following are encoded in one genomic region:
- a CDS encoding DeoR family transcriptional regulator: MSRRQTPQRREAILDLLAARGEVAVETLAQHFDTSSVTIRKDLATLEGAGHLIRRHGGATLVPREGDQGRHRISPIKQALAQAASERIADHARLIIDSGSTTSALIPTLAHRTGMVVMTNSLGVAGALQALDNPPALLMTGGTWDPHSASFQGRVAETVLRAYDFDQLFIGADGIDLARGTTTFNELTGLSQVMAEVAREVVVMAESDKIGRRIPNLELGWAQIDVLITDDGLAETSRQQIRDQGVVLICVSTQTP, from the coding sequence ATGAGCCGACGTCAGACCCCACAACGCCGGGAGGCCATTCTTGATCTGCTGGCAGCGCGCGGTGAGGTGGCCGTTGAAACGCTGGCCCAGCATTTCGACACTTCGAGTGTGACCATCCGCAAGGATCTGGCGACGCTGGAAGGGGCCGGTCATCTGATTCGTCGTCATGGCGGCGCGACACTTGTACCGCGTGAAGGGGATCAGGGGCGTCATCGAATTTCGCCGATCAAGCAGGCGCTGGCACAGGCGGCCAGCGAGCGCATCGCCGATCATGCGCGGCTGATCATCGACAGCGGTAGTACCACCAGTGCCCTGATCCCGACGCTGGCCCATCGCACCGGCATGGTGGTCATGACCAACTCGCTGGGCGTGGCCGGGGCGCTGCAGGCGCTGGACAACCCCCCTGCCCTTTTGATGACCGGCGGGACCTGGGATCCGCATTCGGCTTCCTTTCAGGGTCGGGTGGCCGAGACCGTGCTGCGCGCCTACGACTTCGATCAGCTCTTTATCGGCGCTGACGGCATCGATCTGGCGCGCGGAACCACCACCTTCAATGAACTGACGGGGCTTTCGCAGGTCATGGCCGAGGTGGCGCGCGAGGTCGTGGTGATGGCGGAATCCGACAAGATTGGCCGGCGCATTCCCAATCTCGAGCTCGGCTGGGCTCAGATTGATGTATTGATTACCGATGACGGTCTGGCAGAGACCAGCCGTCAACAGATCCGTGACCAGGGCGTCGTGCTGATCTGTGTCAGCACGCAGACGCCATGA
- the glmU gene encoding bifunctional UDP-N-acetylglucosamine diphosphorylase/glucosamine-1-phosphate N-acetyltransferase GlmU: MSIDVVILAAGQGSRMRSQKPKVLHELAGKPMVRHVIESAMKAFSSPRLHVVVGHGADQVQAALSDLPINFAHQHEQRGTGHAVSQTLEALGNGPVVVLYGDVPMIQAPTLSALVERVDEQHMALLTVTMANPHGYGRIVRNDQGQAVAIVEQKDASAEQLEIGECNTGILAATGDQLRRWLPALSSDNAQGEYYLTDIIAMAASEGIEVATAEPALVSEVQGVNDRVQLSALERIHQSHEAERLMREGASLADPKRLDVRGELSVGQDVFIDVGCIFEGRVHLGNGVHVGPYSIIRDASIGDATRIEAHSMVEGSETAGDNAIGPFARLRPGTRLEKKARIGNFVETKKAHVGEGSKINHLSYIGDATLGKGVNIGAGTITCNYDGVNKHRTEVGHNVFIGSNSALVAPVTIGDGATVAAGSTVTDTVEDQALAIARARQINKQGWTPPHRK, encoded by the coding sequence ATGTCCATTGATGTCGTGATTCTGGCTGCCGGCCAGGGCAGTCGCATGCGTTCGCAAAAGCCCAAGGTACTGCACGAACTGGCCGGCAAACCCATGGTGCGTCATGTCATCGAGTCAGCCATGAAGGCTTTCTCGTCACCTCGACTTCATGTCGTTGTCGGGCATGGCGCCGATCAGGTGCAGGCAGCACTGTCCGACCTGCCCATCAACTTTGCCCATCAGCATGAGCAGCGCGGTACCGGCCATGCCGTATCGCAGACCCTTGAAGCGCTGGGCAATGGTCCGGTGGTCGTGCTTTATGGCGATGTGCCGATGATCCAGGCGCCGACCCTGAGTGCTCTGGTCGAGCGGGTTGATGAGCAGCACATGGCGCTGCTGACCGTCACCATGGCCAACCCTCATGGTTACGGGCGCATCGTGCGCAATGACCAGGGACAGGCCGTGGCCATAGTCGAACAAAAGGATGCCAGCGCCGAACAGCTTGAAATCGGTGAATGCAACACCGGCATTCTGGCCGCTACCGGTGATCAGCTGCGTCGCTGGCTGCCGGCGCTGTCCAGTGACAATGCCCAGGGCGAGTACTATCTGACCGATATCATTGCCATGGCTGCGAGTGAAGGGATTGAAGTGGCTACGGCCGAGCCGGCTCTGGTCAGTGAAGTCCAGGGCGTCAACGATCGAGTTCAGCTCTCGGCACTGGAACGTATCCATCAGTCCCATGAGGCGGAGCGGCTCATGCGTGAGGGCGCAAGCCTGGCCGATCCGAAGCGACTGGATGTGCGCGGTGAGCTGAGCGTGGGTCAGGACGTCTTCATTGATGTGGGCTGTATTTTCGAGGGACGTGTGCATCTGGGCAATGGCGTTCATGTGGGCCCCTACAGCATCATCCGCGATGCCAGCATCGGCGATGCCACCCGCATTGAAGCGCACAGCATGGTCGAGGGCAGTGAAACGGCCGGTGACAACGCCATTGGTCCCTTCGCGCGTCTGCGTCCGGGCACGCGGCTCGAGAAGAAGGCGCGCATCGGCAACTTCGTAGAGACCAAAAAGGCACACGTGGGTGAAGGCAGCAAGATCAACCATCTGAGCTACATCGGTGACGCAACGCTGGGCAAGGGCGTCAATATTGGCGCGGGCACCATCACCTGCAATTATGATGGGGTCAACAAGCACCGTACCGAGGTGGGTCATAACGTTTTCATCGGCTCCAACTCGGCGCTGGTGGCGCCGGTCACGATTGGTGATGGCGCAACGGTTGCCGCCGGCTCCACCGTGACCGACACGGTCGAGGATCAGGCGCTGGCCATCGCGCGTGCCCGTCAGATCAACAAGCAGGGCTGGACACCGCCACATCGCAAGTAA
- a CDS encoding F0F1 ATP synthase subunit epsilon, protein MATMQCSIVSAERNIFAGEVERVVAISVLGEMGILRGHEPTLTALKPGPVRIVHEGGEEEVFYVSSGFLEVQPNMVIVLADSADRARDLDAAEAEKARDEARRALQGKTGEMDYHQALAEIEAATARLRTLSQLRNRRGQQ, encoded by the coding sequence ATGGCGACCATGCAATGCAGTATCGTCAGCGCGGAACGCAATATCTTCGCCGGCGAAGTAGAACGCGTTGTAGCGATCAGCGTGCTTGGCGAGATGGGGATCCTGCGCGGGCATGAGCCAACGCTGACGGCCCTGAAGCCGGGGCCGGTCCGGATTGTCCACGAAGGGGGTGAAGAAGAAGTCTTCTACGTCTCCAGTGGTTTTCTGGAAGTACAGCCGAACATGGTCATCGTGCTGGCCGATAGTGCCGACCGTGCCCGTGATCTGGACGCTGCCGAAGCTGAAAAGGCGCGTGATGAAGCCCGTCGCGCCCTGCAGGGAAAAACAGGCGAGATGGATTACCATCAGGCACTGGCCGAGATCGAAGCGGCAACTGCCCGACTGCGAACCCTGTCACAGCTGCGCAACCGTCGCGGCCAGCAGTAG
- the atpD gene encoding F0F1 ATP synthase subunit beta, giving the protein MSGRIVQIIGAVIDVEFDRSEVPHVYEAMNVEETGTVLEVQQQLGDGIVRAIAMGSTEGLKRGMAVVGTGAPISVPVGEKTLGRIMNVLGEPIDEAGDIGEDKRSPIHRAAPSFADQSASSELLETGIKVIDLICPFAKGGKVGLFGGAGVGKTVNMMELIRNIATEHSGYSVFTGVGERTREGNDFYYEMKESNVLDKVSLVYGQMNEPPGNRLRVALTGLTIAEQFRDEGRDVLLFVDNIYRYTLAGTEVSALLGRMPSAVGYQPTLAEEMGMLQERITSTKTGSITSVQAVYVPADDLTDPSPATTFAHLDATVVLARSIAELGIYPAIDPLDSTSRQLDPLVVGDEHYGVARGVQNVLQRYKELKDIIAILGMDELSDEDKQTVARARKIQRFLSQPFFVAEIFTGAPGKYVSLKETIRAFQGILNGDYDHMPEQAFYMVGTIDEAIEKAESM; this is encoded by the coding sequence ATGAGCGGACGTATCGTACAAATCATCGGTGCGGTGATTGACGTCGAGTTTGACCGCAGCGAGGTCCCCCACGTTTATGAAGCCATGAACGTGGAAGAAACCGGCACCGTACTCGAAGTTCAGCAGCAGCTGGGCGATGGCATCGTGCGTGCCATCGCCATGGGCTCTACCGAAGGTCTCAAGCGCGGCATGGCCGTTGTCGGTACCGGTGCGCCCATTTCGGTCCCCGTGGGTGAAAAGACCCTAGGCCGTATCATGAACGTGCTGGGGGAACCGATCGACGAGGCCGGCGACATTGGTGAAGACAAGCGCAGCCCGATCCATCGCGCTGCGCCAAGCTTTGCCGATCAGTCAGCTTCCAGTGAGCTGCTGGAAACCGGCATCAAGGTCATCGACCTGATCTGCCCGTTTGCCAAGGGCGGCAAGGTCGGTCTGTTCGGCGGCGCCGGTGTTGGCAAGACCGTCAACATGATGGAGCTGATCCGTAACATCGCGACCGAGCACTCCGGTTACTCGGTATTCACCGGTGTTGGCGAGCGTACTCGTGAAGGTAACGACTTCTACTATGAAATGAAGGAGTCCAACGTTCTCGACAAGGTATCGCTGGTTTACGGTCAGATGAACGAGCCGCCGGGTAACCGTCTGCGCGTGGCCCTGACCGGCCTGACGATTGCCGAGCAGTTCCGTGATGAAGGTCGCGACGTTCTGTTGTTCGTCGACAACATCTACCGCTACACGCTGGCAGGGACCGAGGTATCGGCACTGCTGGGTCGTATGCCGTCAGCCGTAGGCTATCAGCCGACACTGGCCGAAGAGATGGGCATGCTGCAGGAGCGCATCACCTCGACCAAGACCGGCTCGATCACGTCTGTCCAGGCCGTCTACGTTCCCGCGGATGACCTGACTGACCCGTCTCCGGCCACGACCTTCGCCCACCTAGATGCCACGGTCGTACTGGCTCGTTCGATCGCAGAGCTTGGTATCTATCCGGCCATCGATCCGCTGGACTCCACCTCGCGTCAGCTTGATCCGCTGGTCGTGGGTGATGAGCACTACGGCGTGGCGCGCGGCGTTCAGAACGTGCTGCAGCGTTACAAGGAACTCAAGGACATCATTGCCATTCTGGGCATGGATGAGCTTTCCGATGAAGACAAGCAGACCGTGGCCAGGGCGCGAAAGATCCAGCGCTTTTTGTCACAGCCTTTCTTCGTGGCGGAAATCTTCACCGGCGCACCCGGCAAGTACGTGTCGCTCAAGGAAACCATCCGCGCCTTCCAGGGCATCCTCAACGGTGACTACGACCATATGCCTGAACAGGCGTTTTACATGGTCGGTACGATCGACGAAGCGATCGAGAAAGCCGAAAGCATGTAA
- the atpG gene encoding F0F1 ATP synthase subunit gamma, with protein sequence MAAGKEIKSQIGSIKNTQKITSAMEMVAASKMRRAQERMAASQPYASQIRRVVSHISQANPEYRHDYQIEREVKRIGYIVVTSDRGLCGGLNSNLFRRVLRDVRQWREKGVSVAFCALGTKGSVFFRKYGGDLLAATRNLGDAPEASELIGSINVMLEAFDNGEIDRLDLVYNEFVNTMSQKPTVRQLLPLPEEIEQESGSSAEAETSKSSWGYTYEPDAQSLLDRLLVRYVESQVYQAVVENIASEQAARMIAMKNATDNAGDIIDDLQLQYNKARQAAITQEISEIVGGAAAV encoded by the coding sequence ATGGCAGCCGGAAAAGAGATCAAGTCCCAGATCGGGAGCATCAAGAATACCCAGAAGATCACCAGCGCCATGGAGATGGTGGCAGCATCCAAGATGCGCCGCGCTCAGGAGCGCATGGCGGCCAGTCAGCCCTATGCCAGCCAGATCCGTCGGGTAGTCAGCCATATCAGTCAGGCCAATCCGGAATATCGCCACGATTATCAGATCGAGCGTGAGGTCAAGCGCATCGGCTATATCGTGGTGACGTCGGATCGCGGACTGTGTGGTGGCCTGAACAGTAACCTGTTCCGGCGTGTACTGCGCGACGTGCGGCAATGGCGTGAAAAGGGTGTCAGCGTGGCCTTTTGCGCACTGGGGACCAAGGGCAGTGTCTTCTTTCGCAAATATGGCGGTGATCTGCTGGCAGCGACCCGTAACCTGGGGGATGCCCCCGAGGCCAGCGAGCTGATTGGCAGCATCAATGTCATGCTGGAAGCCTTCGATAATGGCGAGATCGATCGACTGGATCTGGTGTACAACGAATTCGTCAACACCATGAGTCAGAAGCCGACCGTGCGTCAGCTGTTGCCGTTGCCCGAAGAGATAGAGCAGGAGTCTGGCTCATCGGCAGAAGCGGAAACTTCAAAGAGCAGCTGGGGCTATACATACGAGCCGGACGCTCAAAGCCTGCTCGACAGGCTGCTGGTGCGCTATGTCGAGTCGCAGGTCTACCAGGCGGTGGTGGAAAACATTGCCAGCGAGCAGGCCGCTCGCATGATCGCGATGAAAAACGCCACTGATAACGCCGGTGACATCATTGATGACCTGCAGCTTCAGTACAACAAGGCGCGTCAGGCAGCCATCACCCAGGAAATTTCCGAGATTGTGGGTGGTGCCGCTGCGGTCTAG
- the atpA gene encoding F0F1 ATP synthase subunit alpha, with product MQQLNPSEISDIIKGRIENLDLDAQARNEGTIVGVADGIVRIHGLADAMFGEMIEFPEGIFGMVLNLERDSVGVVVLGDYQKLQEGMTGKCTGRILEVPVGRELIGRVVDALGNAIDGKGDINTTETDAVEKVAPGVISRQGVDQPVQTGLKSIDAMVPIGRGQRELIIGDRQIGKSAIAIDAIINQKGKGITCVYVAVGQKQSTIANVVRKLEEHGAMEHTIIVAAGAADPAAMQFLAPYSGCTMGEYFRDRGEDALIVYDDLSKQAVAYRQISLLLRRPPGREAYPGDVFYLHSRLLERASRVNAEYVEKITNGEVTGKTGSLTALPIIETQGGDVSAFVPTNVISITDGQIFLETGLFNSGVRPAINAGLSVSRVGGAAQTKIIKKLGGGVRLALAQYRELAAFSQFASDLDEATRKQLEHGQRVTELMKQKQYSPMSIAEMAVSLYAANEGYLSDVPVDKVLNFERDLLDYMRTEKGELMEKINSTGGYDNDIQQGLKSGVESFKSTQSY from the coding sequence ATGCAGCAACTGAATCCTTCCGAAATCAGCGACATCATCAAGGGCCGGATCGAGAATCTTGACCTTGATGCACAGGCGCGCAATGAAGGCACCATCGTCGGCGTTGCTGACGGTATCGTGCGCATCCACGGACTGGCCGATGCCATGTTCGGTGAGATGATCGAATTCCCCGAAGGCATCTTTGGCATGGTACTCAACCTCGAGCGCGACAGCGTCGGCGTTGTGGTACTGGGCGACTACCAAAAGCTTCAGGAAGGCATGACCGGCAAGTGCACCGGCCGCATTCTGGAAGTGCCGGTCGGTCGCGAACTGATCGGTCGCGTCGTCGATGCGCTCGGTAACGCCATTGATGGCAAGGGTGATATCAACACCACCGAAACGGATGCTGTTGAAAAAGTGGCGCCGGGTGTTATCTCTCGTCAGGGTGTTGATCAGCCGGTCCAGACCGGTCTGAAATCGATCGATGCCATGGTGCCGATCGGTCGCGGCCAGCGTGAGCTGATCATCGGCGACCGTCAGATCGGCAAGTCCGCCATTGCCATCGATGCGATCATCAACCAGAAAGGCAAGGGCATCACCTGCGTTTACGTGGCCGTCGGTCAGAAGCAGTCGACCATTGCCAACGTGGTAAGAAAGCTTGAAGAGCATGGCGCGATGGAGCACACCATCATCGTTGCGGCCGGCGCTGCCGACCCCGCCGCCATGCAGTTTCTGGCGCCCTACTCCGGCTGCACCATGGGTGAATATTTCCGCGACCGCGGTGAAGACGCCCTGATCGTGTATGACGATCTGTCCAAGCAGGCCGTGGCCTACCGCCAGATTTCCCTGCTGCTGCGTCGTCCGCCGGGTCGTGAAGCCTACCCGGGTGACGTGTTCTATCTCCACTCCCGTCTGCTCGAGCGCGCTTCGCGCGTGAACGCCGAGTATGTGGAAAAGATCACCAACGGTGAAGTGACCGGCAAGACCGGCTCGCTGACGGCTCTGCCGATCATCGAGACTCAGGGCGGCGACGTTTCGGCGTTCGTTCCGACCAACGTCATCTCGATCACCGACGGTCAGATCTTTCTGGAAACCGGCCTGTTCAACTCGGGCGTTCGTCCGGCCATCAACGCAGGCCTTTCAGTCTCGCGTGTTGGTGGTGCGGCCCAGACCAAGATCATCAAGAAGCTCGGCGGCGGTGTGCGTCTGGCACTGGCGCAGTATCGTGAGCTGGCAGCCTTCTCGCAGTTTGCCTCCGATCTGGATGAAGCCACACGCAAGCAGCTCGAGCACGGCCAGCGCGTGACCGAACTCATGAAGCAAAAGCAGTATTCACCTATGTCGATCGCCGAAATGGCTGTCTCGCTTTACGCTGCCAACGAGGGATATCTCTCCGACGTGCCGGTCGACAAGGTGCTGAATTTCGAACGTGATCTGCTCGATTACATGCGCACCGAAAAGGGTGAGCTGATGGAGAAGATCAACAGCACCGGCGGTTACGACAACGATATTCAGCAGGGGCTGAAAAGCGGCGTTGAATCGTTCAAGTCAACGCAGAGCTATTGA
- a CDS encoding F0F1 ATP synthase subunit delta: MSDHITQARPYARAAFELAREDKALDAWSAMLAEAARLTGDERIERLLVDPQRTPSDKGQVFVKLLDELLPNRGANFLMVLARQQRLPALASLSDLFEAERAEFERRVSVEITSAFELDEAQKDKLAQALKRRLNREITITTSVDKTLLGGVVIRAGDTVIDGSARGRLTRLSSILNH; encoded by the coding sequence ATGTCAGACCACATCACGCAGGCACGTCCCTATGCAAGGGCCGCTTTTGAGCTAGCGAGAGAAGACAAGGCGCTGGACGCCTGGTCAGCGATGCTGGCCGAGGCGGCGCGTCTGACCGGTGACGAGCGTATCGAACGGTTGCTCGTGGATCCGCAGCGTACACCGAGTGACAAGGGGCAGGTTTTCGTCAAGCTGCTTGATGAACTGCTCCCTAATCGTGGCGCCAATTTCCTGATGGTGCTGGCACGACAGCAGCGTTTGCCTGCTCTGGCATCGCTGAGTGATCTGTTCGAGGCTGAGCGCGCCGAGTTTGAAAGACGCGTCAGTGTCGAGATCACTTCGGCCTTCGAGCTGGACGAGGCACAAAAAGACAAGCTCGCACAGGCGCTCAAGCGGCGTCTGAATCGCGAAATCACGATCACTACTTCTGTGGACAAGACGCTGCTGGGTGGCGTTGTCATTCGTGCCGGCGATACCGTTATTGATGGATCGGCGCGTGGGCGACTGACACGGCTTTCCAGCATCCTGAACCACTGA
- a CDS encoding F0F1 ATP synthase subunit B, translating into MNINMTLIGQMIAFAIFVWFCMKYVWPPITQALTERQQRIQEGLEEADRARAELHKANEQAEETLRESREEAARILDKTRVRANQMIEEARTDARAEGERMIANARSEIDSEIQQAKSELRAQVAALAIQGAERILESSIDEKKHREMVDRLAEEL; encoded by the coding sequence GTGAATATCAATATGACGCTTATCGGACAGATGATCGCCTTTGCGATCTTCGTCTGGTTCTGCATGAAATATGTGTGGCCTCCGATCACGCAGGCACTCACCGAGCGTCAGCAGCGCATTCAGGAAGGCCTCGAAGAGGCTGACCGGGCTCGCGCCGAGCTGCACAAGGCCAATGAACAGGCCGAGGAAACGCTGCGTGAAAGCCGTGAGGAAGCCGCGCGCATTCTCGACAAGACACGTGTCCGTGCCAATCAGATGATCGAGGAAGCACGTACCGATGCCCGCGCTGAAGGCGAGCGCATGATTGCCAATGCCCGCAGCGAGATTGACAGTGAGATTCAGCAGGCCAAGAGCGAACTGCGTGCTCAGGTAGCAGCACTGGCCATCCAGGGCGCCGAACGCATTCTCGAGTCTTCCATCGACGAAAAGAAACATCGTGAGATGGTTGATCGACTCGCTGAAGAGCTCTGA
- the atpE gene encoding F0F1 ATP synthase subunit C — MELVYIAAAIMISGAALATGIGFGLLGGKLLDSTARQPELGDQLQTKTFIMAGLLDAVPMIGVGIAMYLIFVVAG; from the coding sequence ATGGAACTCGTCTACATTGCTGCCGCCATCATGATCAGCGGTGCCGCCCTCGCTACCGGTATCGGCTTTGGTCTGCTCGGTGGCAAACTGCTCGACTCTACCGCGCGTCAGCCGGAACTGGGCGACCAGCTGCAGACCAAAACCTTCATCATGGCCGGTCTGCTTGACGCCGTTCCCATGATCGGTGTGGGTATCGCGATGTACCTGATCTTCGTTGTTGCCGGTTAA